Proteins found in one Gordonia sp. PDNC005 genomic segment:
- the fdxA gene encoding ferredoxin: protein MTYIIAEPCVDVLDRACVEECPVDCIYEGGRMLYIQPDECVDCGACEPVCPVEAIFYEDDVPDDWEPYVSANVDFFDKLGSPGGASKVGKTEYDPPFIKGLPPMGEED, encoded by the coding sequence GTGACTTACATCATCGCCGAGCCGTGTGTCGACGTCTTGGACCGTGCGTGCGTCGAAGAGTGCCCGGTCGACTGCATCTACGAGGGTGGCCGGATGCTGTACATCCAGCCCGATGAGTGTGTGGACTGCGGTGCGTGTGAGCCGGTGTGCCCGGTCGAGGCGATCTTCTACGAAGATGATGTGCCGGACGATTGGGAGCCCTACGTGTCGGCCAACGTCGACTTCTTCGACAAGCTCGGCTCTCCGGGCGGCGCCAGCAAGGTCGGCAAGACCGAGTACGACCCGCCGTTCATCAAGGGCCTGCCCCCGATGGGCGAAGAGGACTGA
- a CDS encoding bifunctional FO biosynthesis protein CofGH, whose amino-acid sequence MTSSDSVSGAQAPARSAMRRALRRAADATPLNVDEAAVLLAARGEDLAALTEAAGRVRDAGLDAEGRSGQVTYSRKVFIPLTRLCRDRCHYCTFVTVPGKLKRDGHGMFLELDEVVAIARNGAALGCKEALFTLGDRPEDRWPEAAQWLDERGYDSTLDYVRAASIRVLEETGLLPHLNPGVMSWEEINRLKPVAPSMGMMLETTARRLFTDKGECHYGSPDKDPDVRMRVLTDAGRLSVPFTTGILVGIGENLTERAESLFAIRKSQKAFGHIQEVIVQNFRAKPDTAMGSAPDADMDEFVAAVAVARIVLGPGMRIQAPPNLVSADECRALVAAGVDDWGGVSPLTPDHVNPERPWPNLDTLAEITASAGFTLTERSAAQPKFVLAGSPWIDPRISRHVAALTDPETGLARDVRPEGLPWQEPDEEWASSGRVDLNTEIDSDGRNTDTRSDIDNAFGDWDTIREQVLELASSSAPERLGSDVASALRRAENNPAGLSDDEYLALATADGPGLEALAALADSIRADVVGDDVTYVVNRNINFTNICYTGCRFCAFAQRKGDEDAFTLSAAEVGDRAWEAHVAGATEVCMQGGIDPELPVTGYADLVRAVKARVPSMHVHAFSPMEIVNGASRGGQSVREWLTALREAGLDTIPGTAAEILDDEVRWILTKGKLPASAWIDVITTAHEVGLRSSSTMMYGHVDAPHHWVGHLNVLRGIQDRTGGFTEFVPLPFVHQSSPLYLAGASRPGPTQRDNRAVHALARIMLHGRIDNVQTSWVKLGVDGTRAMLRGGANDLGGTLMEETISRMAGSQHGSEKTVAELHEIVTGIGRTPRQRTTEYRTVDASSAVSLL is encoded by the coding sequence GTGACGTCTTCCGATTCTGTCAGCGGAGCACAGGCTCCGGCTCGGTCGGCGATGCGACGCGCTCTGCGCCGTGCTGCCGACGCGACACCGCTCAACGTCGACGAGGCGGCCGTCTTGCTGGCCGCCCGTGGCGAGGACCTCGCCGCCCTGACGGAGGCCGCGGGTCGCGTCCGCGACGCCGGGCTCGACGCCGAAGGCAGGTCCGGGCAGGTCACGTACTCGCGCAAGGTGTTCATCCCGCTCACCCGGCTGTGCCGCGACCGCTGCCACTACTGCACGTTCGTGACGGTGCCGGGCAAGCTCAAGCGCGACGGTCACGGCATGTTCCTCGAACTCGACGAGGTCGTGGCCATCGCCCGCAACGGTGCGGCGCTCGGATGCAAAGAAGCACTGTTCACCCTCGGCGACCGACCGGAGGACCGGTGGCCGGAGGCGGCTCAGTGGCTCGACGAGCGAGGCTACGATTCGACGCTCGACTACGTGCGTGCGGCGTCGATCAGAGTGCTCGAGGAGACCGGGCTGCTCCCGCATCTGAATCCCGGCGTCATGAGCTGGGAGGAGATCAATCGACTCAAGCCGGTCGCGCCCAGTATGGGCATGATGCTCGAGACGACGGCTCGTCGGCTGTTCACCGACAAGGGGGAGTGCCACTACGGAAGCCCCGACAAGGATCCCGACGTCCGGATGCGCGTCCTGACCGACGCTGGTCGACTCTCGGTCCCGTTCACGACGGGCATCCTCGTCGGCATCGGCGAGAACCTCACCGAACGGGCCGAATCGCTGTTCGCGATCCGCAAGTCGCAGAAGGCCTTCGGACACATTCAAGAGGTGATCGTCCAGAACTTCCGCGCCAAGCCGGACACCGCCATGGGCTCGGCCCCCGACGCCGACATGGACGAGTTCGTCGCCGCCGTCGCGGTGGCGCGGATCGTGCTCGGTCCGGGCATGCGGATTCAGGCCCCGCCGAATCTCGTGTCGGCGGACGAGTGCCGCGCGCTCGTCGCTGCGGGCGTCGACGACTGGGGTGGCGTGTCGCCGTTGACACCCGACCACGTCAACCCCGAACGCCCGTGGCCCAACCTGGACACGCTCGCCGAGATCACGGCGTCAGCCGGGTTCACACTCACCGAACGGTCGGCGGCCCAGCCGAAGTTCGTGCTGGCCGGATCGCCGTGGATCGACCCGCGCATCAGCCGCCACGTCGCCGCACTCACCGATCCGGAGACCGGCCTGGCTCGCGACGTCCGACCGGAGGGTCTGCCGTGGCAGGAGCCGGACGAGGAGTGGGCGTCGTCCGGGCGTGTCGACCTGAACACCGAGATCGACTCCGACGGTCGCAACACCGACACCCGCAGCGACATCGACAACGCGTTCGGCGACTGGGACACCATCCGCGAGCAGGTCCTCGAACTCGCCTCCAGCAGTGCACCCGAGCGTCTCGGGTCCGATGTCGCTTCCGCGCTGCGGCGCGCGGAGAACAACCCGGCAGGTCTGTCGGACGACGAATACCTCGCCCTGGCCACCGCCGACGGTCCCGGACTGGAAGCTCTCGCGGCCCTCGCGGACTCGATTCGCGCAGATGTGGTCGGTGACGACGTCACGTACGTCGTCAACCGGAACATCAATTTCACCAACATCTGCTACACCGGCTGCCGGTTCTGCGCGTTCGCTCAGCGCAAGGGAGACGAGGACGCGTTCACGCTCTCGGCGGCAGAGGTCGGAGACCGCGCGTGGGAAGCGCACGTCGCCGGGGCCACCGAGGTCTGCATGCAAGGAGGCATCGACCCCGAACTGCCGGTCACCGGGTATGCGGATCTCGTCCGGGCGGTCAAGGCCAGGGTGCCGTCGATGCACGTCCACGCCTTCAGCCCGATGGAGATCGTCAACGGCGCGTCACGCGGCGGGCAGTCGGTACGCGAGTGGCTCACCGCTCTCCGCGAGGCAGGCCTCGACACGATTCCCGGCACGGCCGCGGAGATCCTCGACGACGAGGTCCGGTGGATTCTCACCAAGGGAAAGCTCCCCGCGTCGGCCTGGATCGACGTGATCACCACGGCCCACGAGGTGGGCCTGCGGTCGAGCTCCACGATGATGTACGGGCACGTCGACGCGCCGCACCACTGGGTGGGTCACCTCAACGTGCTGCGTGGCATCCAGGACCGGACCGGTGGTTTCACCGAGTTCGTCCCGCTCCCGTTTGTGCACCAGTCGTCACCGCTGTATTTGGCAGGAGCCTCACGGCCCGGGCCGACGCAGCGCGACAACCGCGCGGTCCACGCTCTGGCCCGGATCATGCTGCACGGCCGCATCGACAACGTGCAGACCAGCTGGGTCAAGCTCGGCGTCGACGGAACTCGTGCCATGTTGCGCGGCGGCGCGAACGACCTCGGAGGCACGCTGATGGAGGAGACCATCTCCCGGATGGCCGGCAGCCAGCACGGATCGGAGAAGACCGTCGCCGAGCTTCACGAGATCGTCACCGGTATCGGGCGCACGCCGCGGCAGCGGACCACCGAGTACCGGACCGTCGATGCGTCGAGTGCCGTTTCGCTCCTCTGA
- the mshB gene encoding N-acetyl-1-D-myo-inositol-2-amino-2-deoxy-alpha-D-glucopyranoside deacetylase has product MTGAPLRLMLLHAHPDDETIMTGGTIARYLDEGVDVRVVTFTLGEEGEVIGQEWAMLVADGGADQLGGFRIGELTAALSELTPTGVDAPRPAFLGGAGRWRDSGMAGTPSAENPRALFQATQDDLVAALRGEIDGFAPHVIVTYDAAGTYGHPDHKRVHEVSVDAIAASRAATGYPHKVYESVTGRSSLEEGLAAITTVPSGWRMPEPGELPSYPDEEITAAVDVSAVLDRKVRGLAAHATQVIVAPSRTEYALSNLIAQPIGTVEHFIRTDVDSPEFETDLFEGLR; this is encoded by the coding sequence GTGACCGGGGCGCCGTTGCGTCTGATGCTCCTCCACGCGCATCCCGACGACGAGACGATCATGACGGGCGGAACCATCGCCCGTTACCTCGACGAAGGGGTGGATGTCCGCGTCGTCACCTTCACCCTCGGTGAAGAGGGGGAGGTGATCGGTCAGGAGTGGGCGATGCTGGTCGCCGACGGTGGAGCGGACCAGTTGGGTGGTTTCCGCATCGGGGAACTCACCGCCGCACTGTCCGAGCTGACGCCGACGGGCGTCGACGCGCCGCGTCCGGCATTCCTCGGCGGCGCGGGTCGATGGCGCGACTCCGGCATGGCAGGGACACCCTCCGCGGAGAACCCGCGAGCTCTGTTCCAGGCCACGCAGGACGATCTCGTCGCCGCGCTACGAGGCGAGATCGACGGGTTCGCACCGCACGTGATCGTCACGTACGACGCTGCCGGAACGTACGGGCATCCGGACCACAAGCGTGTGCACGAGGTGTCCGTCGACGCGATCGCGGCCTCGCGGGCCGCCACCGGCTACCCGCACAAGGTGTACGAGTCGGTGACCGGGCGTTCATCGCTGGAGGAGGGTCTCGCCGCGATCACGACGGTCCCTTCGGGCTGGCGGATGCCGGAACCGGGAGAGCTTCCGAGCTACCCCGACGAGGAGATCACTGCGGCCGTCGACGTGTCGGCCGTGCTCGACCGCAAGGTCCGCGGACTCGCCGCGCATGCAACTCAGGTGATCGTCGCGCCGTCGCGCACCGAGTACGCGTTGTCGAATCTGATCGCGCAACCCATCGGGACCGTGGAGCACTTCATCCGCACCGACGTCGACTCGCCCGAGTTCGAGACCGACCTGTTCGAGGGGCTCCGATGA
- a CDS encoding ABC transporter family substrate-binding protein, with protein MRVGSLRRSVLALALAGTVGMTATACMADPPPPVRETLPTTTPNEYPDERTVYVATDSIGAGFNPHVGSDLGSVTTAVAALTLPSAFAPMQTPEGVQWRLNDALLVSAEVTSEAPFTVDYHIVDDAQWSDGLPVTGDDFAYLWQQMSRQPNVVAPAGYRAITDVKTSGGGKQVTVTFDAPYRAWRELFTSLLPSHTLKSKQNGFQSGMDEGKPVTAGPFAIYSIDRSRDEVRLIRNDRYWRKPPEIDQVVLRRAGTAPQMAQTIRNGDSTMVSLTAGPASAAEVGAIPGVKAARRPAVRGLTVNANTRSATMSSLAVRKAVFGVLDTGLIRAAAAGDTVVTPFANTVFAPSNSGYTDVRHPRPGVDQIRELLASAGFHPGQIVQRPVPTTPGASSSSPVPSTSPTLVPGDVPGLPYGVAPYTKDGQDLVVRIGAVNSDESVMSAAETMADQLRAAGVRASVQGMSNTELYGAALRNARVDLVVGWTGLGADPATSLASQVGCAAPKAGTEAGAHKADDDQDPAADESVLPTPSGAPTSTTPAAGSSDDTYTGNISGLCDQELMDLAIQAMSSEEPDQQLSQAEELLAAQAVYLPVYQDTVLGASTDKVVGVSLDGPPQVGVFGDAVRWGLQ; from the coding sequence ATGAGGGTCGGTTCGCTGCGCAGGAGCGTGCTCGCGCTTGCGCTCGCAGGGACGGTCGGAATGACGGCCACGGCATGTATGGCCGACCCTCCGCCACCGGTCAGGGAGACACTCCCGACGACAACTCCCAACGAGTACCCGGACGAGCGGACCGTCTACGTCGCGACCGACTCGATCGGCGCGGGATTCAACCCGCACGTCGGTTCGGACCTCGGTTCGGTGACCACCGCTGTCGCGGCACTCACCCTGCCGAGCGCCTTCGCCCCGATGCAGACGCCGGAAGGGGTGCAATGGCGACTCAACGACGCCCTGCTTGTGTCGGCCGAGGTCACGTCGGAGGCGCCGTTCACGGTTGACTACCACATCGTCGACGACGCGCAGTGGTCTGACGGACTACCCGTCACGGGCGACGACTTCGCATACTTGTGGCAGCAGATGTCGAGGCAGCCGAACGTCGTCGCACCGGCCGGTTATCGTGCGATCACCGATGTGAAGACCAGCGGTGGTGGCAAGCAGGTCACCGTCACATTCGACGCGCCGTATCGCGCGTGGCGCGAGCTGTTCACATCACTTCTGCCCAGTCACACGCTCAAGTCGAAGCAGAACGGTTTCCAGTCCGGCATGGACGAAGGCAAACCGGTGACCGCGGGGCCGTTCGCGATCTATTCGATCGACCGTTCCCGCGACGAGGTTCGGCTCATCCGCAACGACCGCTACTGGCGCAAGCCGCCCGAGATCGATCAGGTTGTGCTGCGTCGTGCGGGCACTGCGCCGCAGATGGCGCAGACCATCCGCAACGGTGATTCGACGATGGTCTCGCTGACCGCCGGACCGGCATCGGCCGCCGAGGTCGGAGCGATCCCCGGAGTGAAGGCCGCCCGCAGACCCGCGGTCCGCGGCCTCACCGTGAACGCGAACACCCGGTCGGCGACGATGTCGTCGCTCGCAGTCCGCAAAGCGGTGTTCGGGGTGCTCGACACCGGGCTCATCCGTGCCGCTGCAGCGGGCGACACCGTGGTGACGCCATTCGCGAACACGGTCTTCGCGCCGTCGAACTCCGGATACACCGACGTCCGCCACCCGCGGCCGGGCGTTGATCAGATCCGTGAACTGCTCGCCTCCGCGGGCTTCCATCCCGGGCAGATCGTGCAGCGTCCCGTACCGACGACACCCGGCGCCTCGTCGTCGAGCCCGGTCCCGTCGACGTCGCCGACCCTGGTGCCGGGTGATGTACCCGGTCTTCCGTACGGGGTCGCGCCGTACACAAAGGACGGCCAGGACCTCGTGGTCCGGATCGGCGCGGTGAACTCCGACGAGTCGGTGATGTCGGCTGCGGAGACGATGGCCGATCAGCTCCGCGCCGCAGGCGTCCGCGCCAGCGTGCAGGGCATGTCCAACACCGAGCTGTACGGTGCCGCGCTGCGCAACGCGCGCGTGGACCTCGTGGTCGGGTGGACCGGACTCGGAGCCGATCCGGCGACGTCACTGGCCTCGCAGGTGGGATGCGCCGCGCCGAAAGCCGGCACCGAGGCGGGCGCTCACAAAGCCGACGACGATCAGGATCCGGCCGCCGACGAGAGTGTGCTGCCGACACCGAGCGGCGCACCGACCTCCACCACTCCCGCTGCGGGATCTAGCGATGACACGTACACCGGCAACATCTCCGGCCTGTGCGATCAAGAGCTGATGGACCTGGCGATCCAGGCGATGAGTTCCGAGGAACCCGACCAGCAGCTCTCCCAGGCCGAAGAACTCCTCGCGGCGCAGGCGGTGTATCTGCCGGTCTATCAGGACACGGTGCTCGGGGCGTCGACGGACAAGGTGGTCGGAGTGTCGCTCGACGGACCGCCGCAGGTCGGCGTCTTCGGGGACGCGGTCCGCTGGGGTCTCCAGTGA
- the typA gene encoding translational GTPase TypA yields the protein MSAVPNFRNVAIVAHVDHGKTTLVDAMLRQSGVFGERAELVDRVMDSGDLEREKGITILAKNTAVHRRQPDGTEYVINVIDTPGHADFGGEVERALSMVDGVVLLVDSSEGPLPQTRFVLRKALAASLPVILVVNKTDRPDARIGEIVTEAQDLLLDLASDLDDEAAEAAELALELPVLFASGRAGVASTEQPADGSVPDGENLDPLFDVLINSIPAPKGDVDAPLQAHVTNLDASPFLGRLGLVRIHNGTLRKGQQVSWCREVDGESVIEKAKITELLVTLGVDRAPADVAVAGDIVAVAGMSEIMIGDTLADPENPVALPRITVDQPAISVIIGTNTSPLAGRVKGHKLTARMLKDRLDSELIGNVSLKVEDIGRPDAWEVQGRGELALAILVEQMRREGFELTVGKPQVVTRKVDGKTYEPFENLTVDVPEEYLGAVTQLLAARKGRMDQMNNHGSGWVRMEFEVPSRGLIGFRTDFMTETRGTGIANAVFAEYGPWAGEIRARHTGSLVSDRAGSVTPFAMIQLADRGTFFVNPGDDSYEGHVVGINPRQEDLDINVTREKKLTNMRQSSADVMETLAKPMELDLEAAMEFCAADECVEVTPEVCRVRKVNLDASTRARERSRAKARDANA from the coding sequence GTGAGCGCAGTCCCCAACTTCCGCAACGTCGCGATCGTGGCGCACGTCGACCACGGTAAGACCACTCTGGTCGACGCGATGCTGCGTCAGTCCGGTGTGTTCGGCGAGCGCGCCGAACTCGTCGACCGCGTCATGGACTCCGGCGACCTCGAACGCGAGAAGGGCATCACCATTCTCGCGAAGAACACCGCCGTGCACCGCCGTCAGCCCGACGGCACCGAGTACGTCATCAACGTCATCGACACTCCCGGCCACGCCGACTTCGGTGGCGAGGTCGAGCGTGCGCTGTCGATGGTCGACGGCGTCGTCCTGCTCGTCGACTCGTCCGAGGGCCCGCTGCCGCAGACCCGCTTCGTGCTCCGCAAGGCGCTCGCCGCGTCCCTGCCGGTGATCCTCGTGGTCAACAAGACCGACCGTCCCGACGCTCGCATCGGCGAGATCGTCACCGAGGCCCAGGATCTGCTCCTGGACCTCGCATCCGATCTCGACGACGAGGCCGCCGAAGCAGCCGAGCTCGCACTCGAGCTGCCGGTGCTCTTCGCCTCCGGCCGTGCGGGCGTCGCCAGCACCGAGCAGCCCGCCGACGGCTCCGTGCCCGACGGCGAGAACCTGGATCCGCTGTTCGACGTGCTGATCAACAGCATCCCCGCGCCCAAGGGCGATGTCGACGCTCCGCTGCAGGCGCACGTCACGAACCTCGACGCGTCGCCGTTCCTCGGTCGCCTCGGCCTGGTCCGCATCCACAACGGCACGCTCCGCAAGGGGCAGCAGGTGTCCTGGTGCCGCGAGGTCGACGGCGAATCCGTCATCGAGAAGGCCAAGATCACCGAGCTGCTCGTCACCCTCGGTGTCGACCGTGCTCCCGCCGATGTCGCCGTCGCGGGCGACATCGTGGCCGTCGCAGGCATGTCCGAGATCATGATCGGCGACACCCTCGCCGACCCGGAGAACCCGGTCGCTCTGCCGCGCATCACCGTCGACCAGCCGGCCATCTCGGTCATCATCGGCACCAACACGTCGCCGCTCGCCGGCCGCGTCAAGGGCCACAAGCTGACCGCACGCATGCTCAAGGACCGTCTCGACAGCGAGCTCATCGGCAACGTGTCGCTCAAGGTCGAAGACATCGGTCGCCCCGACGCCTGGGAGGTTCAGGGGCGTGGTGAGCTGGCGCTCGCCATCCTCGTCGAGCAGATGCGTCGTGAAGGCTTCGAGCTGACCGTCGGCAAGCCTCAGGTCGTCACGCGCAAGGTCGACGGCAAGACCTACGAGCCGTTCGAGAACCTGACCGTCGACGTCCCCGAGGAGTACCTCGGCGCCGTGACGCAGCTCCTCGCCGCGCGCAAGGGTCGCATGGACCAGATGAACAACCACGGCAGCGGCTGGGTCCGCATGGAGTTCGAGGTGCCCTCACGCGGCCTCATCGGCTTCCGCACCGACTTCATGACCGAAACCCGCGGCACCGGCATCGCCAACGCCGTCTTCGCCGAGTACGGACCGTGGGCGGGCGAGATCCGCGCACGCCACACCGGTTCGCTGGTGTCCGACCGCGCGGGCAGCGTCACCCCGTTCGCCATGATTCAGCTCGCGGACCGTGGCACGTTCTTCGTGAACCCGGGCGACGACAGCTACGAGGGCCACGTGGTGGGCATCAACCCCCGCCAGGAGGACCTCGACATCAACGTCACTCGTGAGAAGAAGCTGACCAACATGCGTCAGTCGTCTGCCGACGTCATGGAGACTCTCGCGAAGCCGATGGAACTCGACCTCGAGGCCGCCATGGAGTTCTGTGCCGCCGACGAGTGCGTCGAGGTGACGCCCGAGGTGTGCCGTGTGCGTAAGGTCAATCTCGATGCGTCGACCCGCGCCCGCGAGCGTTCGCGGGCCAAGGCGCGTGACGCGAACGCATAA
- a CDS encoding (deoxy)nucleoside triphosphate pyrophosphohydrolase has product MSAVLVVAGAVFANGRLLLAQRSYPPELAGLWELPGGKVESGETRAGALVRELCEELNVAVSVGEELDAVVRPRVGLELVAIRARIVSGEPVAVEHRALRWVDADELIELDEAGAVVPNDRVWIPELVSDLLIEQQ; this is encoded by the coding sequence ATGAGCGCAGTACTCGTGGTGGCGGGCGCGGTATTCGCGAACGGGCGGCTTCTGCTCGCGCAGCGGTCGTATCCGCCGGAGCTAGCGGGCCTGTGGGAACTGCCCGGCGGAAAGGTCGAGTCGGGCGAAACGCGCGCCGGTGCCCTCGTCCGAGAATTGTGTGAGGAATTAAACGTCGCCGTCTCCGTGGGGGAGGAGCTGGACGCGGTCGTTCGGCCGCGTGTCGGACTCGAACTGGTCGCGATTCGCGCTCGAATCGTCTCGGGGGAGCCTGTGGCGGTGGAGCATCGGGCCTTGCGATGGGTCGACGCGGACGAACTGATCGAGCTCGACGAAGCGGGTGCGGTGGTGCCGAACGATCGTGTGTGGATTCCGGAACTGGTCTCTGACCTGCTGATTGAACAGCAGTAG
- a CDS encoding ABC transporter ATP-binding protein produces the protein MLTLHDVSIRYGDREVVHRVDWAVGGDALVTALLGPSGCGKSTLLRAIAGLEPVAGGTVLFDGVDLARTPVHRRDFGVVFQDGQLFPGRTVGQNIAYGLARRGVGRAEAAARVDELLDLVQLPGTANRRVTELSGGQAQRIALARALAPHPRLMLLDEPLAALDRRLRDDLAVAITEIVKASGTPTVVVTHDHGEAALMADVVSVMNNGEIVDTASPQRLWRRPADEWVARFLGATDIVDGTVSDALLHTPVGDIALAGDLADLTAGPCRVALRPDSVVVEPDATAKPEAVRVRPMVGSWHVRVRLPNGSSAEAVAHQQIDVGQRVSTTPMAERIGVIGP, from the coding sequence GTGCTGACGCTGCATGACGTGTCGATCAGGTACGGCGACCGCGAGGTGGTTCACCGCGTCGACTGGGCAGTGGGCGGGGACGCCCTGGTCACAGCACTGCTCGGACCGTCGGGATGTGGGAAGTCGACGCTTCTGCGGGCGATAGCCGGACTCGAGCCGGTAGCCGGTGGCACCGTCCTGTTCGACGGGGTCGACCTGGCCCGCACGCCGGTGCACCGCAGGGACTTCGGCGTCGTGTTCCAGGACGGTCAGTTGTTCCCCGGTCGGACGGTCGGCCAGAACATCGCGTACGGCCTCGCGCGCCGAGGCGTCGGCCGCGCCGAGGCCGCGGCGAGAGTCGATGAACTGCTCGACCTCGTACAACTGCCCGGAACCGCGAACCGGCGTGTGACCGAACTGTCCGGTGGCCAGGCGCAGCGCATCGCGCTCGCCAGGGCGCTCGCGCCGCATCCACGGCTCATGCTGCTCGACGAACCGCTCGCTGCCCTCGACCGACGGCTACGAGACGATCTCGCCGTGGCCATCACCGAGATCGTCAAGGCGTCCGGAACGCCGACCGTCGTCGTGACCCACGACCATGGGGAGGCCGCCCTCATGGCGGATGTGGTGTCGGTGATGAACAACGGCGAGATCGTCGACACCGCCTCGCCGCAACGACTCTGGCGCAGGCCGGCCGATGAGTGGGTCGCCCGATTCCTCGGCGCCACCGACATTGTCGACGGGACGGTGAGCGATGCGCTGCTGCACACTCCGGTCGGGGACATCGCTCTCGCCGGTGATCTCGCAGACCTGACCGCAGGTCCCTGTCGGGTCGCGCTGCGGCCCGATTCCGTCGTCGTCGAACCCGATGCGACGGCGAAGCCCGAGGCGGTTCGGGTGCGTCCGATGGTCGGTTCGTGGCACGTGCGGGTTCGCCTACCGAACGGATCGAGCGCCGAAGCCGTTGCGCATCAACAGATCGACGTGGGGCAGCGGGTGTCGACGACGCCGATGGCCGAGCGGATCGGTGTGATCGGACCATGA
- a CDS encoding iron ABC transporter permease: MAHPVARHREALTAARSVRGGIALPLISLVPLVFATAVFVWPLGVLVARAFDDSDGATLAELWDRTHAWRLLAVTVGQAAGSAVAALVVAAPIVWLLSTVRLPGSGLLRAVVTVPFVLPTVVVGVAFRALFDGPLAFLEIGQGWTAIIVAHTFLNVAVVVRVVTAAWQRIDPREIAAARTLGASSARAFLDIVLPRLLPAIASAFALVLLFCSTSFGVIQILGGGDASTLETEIYLQGVGYAKLPDAVALSMMQIVLVLAALGVARIVGPTRVPPSGAGAHLRSPRGGERLVVVGVLAWIGIWLILPIVTLLIRSLRPGGHWGLAGYRALADTTYGPSAYSSLTYSISSGLLAAAIAMVVGLLTATALTRTGGVIAKVAGTLSVLPLGVSAVTLGFGYVLALATVPYEIAASPLVVPCVQALIAIPVVVGVMVPALEQVPDRLRDAAAVLGAGPLRVFVTVDLRLTARSLAAAAGFAFVMAVGEFGATTFLARADTTTLPVLIGSLMGRPGADNFAAAMAASVVLVAVSAAVVAVVETVSSAPGRRALGRKGLGRKGLGRQAQENRESTC, from the coding sequence GTGGCTCACCCAGTGGCGCGCCACCGTGAAGCCCTGACCGCAGCCCGCTCTGTTCGTGGCGGGATCGCCCTTCCGTTGATCTCGCTCGTGCCGCTGGTCTTCGCGACCGCGGTGTTCGTGTGGCCGCTCGGCGTTCTCGTGGCCCGTGCCTTCGACGACAGCGACGGTGCAACCCTCGCTGAGCTCTGGGACCGCACCCATGCCTGGCGACTGCTTGCGGTCACCGTCGGGCAGGCGGCGGGTTCGGCGGTGGCGGCACTCGTCGTCGCCGCGCCGATCGTGTGGCTTCTGTCGACGGTGAGGCTCCCGGGATCCGGCCTGCTGCGTGCAGTCGTGACGGTTCCGTTCGTGCTGCCGACCGTGGTGGTCGGCGTTGCATTCCGGGCGCTCTTCGACGGCCCGCTCGCGTTCCTCGAGATAGGTCAGGGGTGGACGGCGATCATCGTCGCCCACACCTTTCTCAACGTAGCCGTTGTGGTCCGGGTGGTCACTGCGGCATGGCAGCGGATCGATCCACGGGAGATCGCCGCGGCACGGACCCTTGGAGCATCGTCGGCTCGAGCGTTTCTCGACATTGTGCTCCCGAGACTGCTGCCCGCGATCGCGTCGGCATTCGCCCTTGTCCTCCTGTTCTGTTCGACGAGCTTCGGCGTGATTCAGATCCTCGGAGGCGGCGACGCGTCGACCCTCGAGACGGAGATCTACCTGCAGGGAGTCGGCTATGCGAAGCTGCCGGACGCCGTGGCTCTGTCGATGATGCAGATCGTGCTGGTGCTCGCCGCCCTCGGTGTCGCGCGGATCGTGGGTCCCACACGAGTTCCGCCGAGCGGAGCGGGCGCACATCTGCGCTCGCCGCGCGGGGGCGAGCGGCTGGTGGTCGTCGGGGTCCTCGCGTGGATCGGCATCTGGCTGATCCTGCCGATCGTGACCCTCCTGATCCGTTCTCTCCGGCCGGGAGGGCACTGGGGCCTCGCCGGGTACCGGGCGCTCGCGGACACCACCTACGGGCCCTCCGCATACTCCTCTCTCACCTACTCGATCAGCAGCGGACTGCTCGCCGCCGCGATCGCGATGGTGGTCGGGCTGCTGACTGCGACGGCTCTGACCCGGACCGGAGGTGTCATCGCCAAGGTCGCAGGCACCCTGTCCGTGCTGCCGCTCGGTGTCAGCGCGGTCACTCTCGGCTTCGGCTACGTCCTCGCGCTCGCGACGGTGCCTTACGAGATCGCCGCGTCGCCGCTGGTGGTGCCGTGTGTGCAGGCGCTCATCGCGATTCCGGTCGTGGTCGGCGTGATGGTGCCTGCACTGGAGCAGGTGCCGGATCGTCTGCGCGATGCGGCGGCCGTGCTCGGCGCCGGCCCGCTTCGTGTGTTCGTCACCGTCGACCTGCGCCTGACCGCACGATCTCTCGCCGCGGCCGCCGGTTTCGCGTTTGTGATGGCCGTCGGCGAGTTCGGTGCGACGACGTTCCTGGCGCGCGCCGACACGACAACGCTCCCAGTGCTGATCGGCTCGCTGATGGGAAGGCCGGGCGCCGACAACTTCGCGGCGGCCATGGCGGCCTCCGTGGTGCTCGTGGCGGTCAGCGCCGCAGTCGTCGCCGTCGTCGAGACGGTGTCGTCCGCGCCGGGGAGACGAGCGCTGGGGAGAAAAGGGCTGGGGAGAAAAGGGCTGGGGAGACAAGCGCAGGAGAACAGGGAGAGCACGTGCTGA